ACCAACTTGCCCCTTTCCGCCATCCAGATCCGCACGGGCGCGGTCAGCGCAAGCACTCGTTCGGAGTCGACACCGTTCCAGAGCGGATGCCTGGCCAGCAAAGATTGGGAGTGCCGCAGGATGCCCGCCCGCTCCATCACGCCAACCATCTCTTGAGGCTAGGACTCTGCCGGCCGCACCGGTAACACACATACGGAAGGCTGCCCGGTCCTGCAAATGGGGCAGGTCGCAACACAGCGGCGCTCGGGTCAGGCCGATGGTCGCTGGTCAGTCCGCGTCCTGATCTAACCGCTCGCTTTGGCCAGCAGGGGAGCGACGTCAGCTCCCGTGATGGCCGAGACGACCTGTTCCCGGCTCGCCTCCCGCACCTTGAAATCCGCCACCCGCCGCCCGAGTCGCAGCACCACGATGCGGTCGCACACCTCGAAGACGTCAGCCAGGTTGTGGCTGATGACCACCACTCCAAGACCCTGCTCGCGGAGGTGGCCGATCAGTTCGAGCACCTGCTTGGTCTGCGCCACCCCAAGGGCCGCCGTCGGCTCGTCCAGCAGCACCAGGTGGGTTTGCCACATGATCGAGCGGGCGACCGCGACCGCCTGCCGCTGCCCGCCGGACAGGGTGGCGACCGGTTTGCGCAGGCTTGGGATCTTGATCGAGAGGTTCTTCAGCACCCCGAACGCTCGCTGCTCCATGGTCACCTCGTCCAGCAGCCTGGTCACTCCCCGCCGAGCCTCGCGGCCGAGGAAGAGGTTGGCCACCACGTCGAGGTTGTCGCACAGGGCCAGGTCCTGGTAGACGGTGGCGATTCCCAGCTGGGCCATCTCATGAGGTCCGCGGGCGGAAACGGGCCGCCCCTCGAACCTGAACTCCCCGGCGTCCGGCGTATTGATGCCGGAGATGACCTTGATCAGGGTGGACTTGCCCGCCCCGTTATCGCCGACCAGCGCGACCACCTCACCGCGGTAGGCCTCGAAGTCGACGCCGACCAGGGCTTCGACGGCACCGAATCTTTTCGAGATTCCCTTCAGCTCGAGGAGCGGGACTTGGCGGGCCGGATCAACGCTACTCATACCCATCCAATGGAATCTGGAGAGGTCGCTCAGCTTTGTTACCGCAATCACAATCCGAAGATTCGGGCTCTTTGAGAATCGAGGGGAAGTAAGAAATCGGTGACACCGACCCGCGAAATCCAAAAAATGCGGGCCCGGGTAGGAGGCCCAATATGCTGCGGAACCTGATCGGTGGAACTTGGAGCGCTCCGGCTGGGGCCGGGCTGCCCGTCTACAACCCCGCTACCGGCGATGTCATCGACGAGGTCCCGCTGTCAGGTGGGACCGAGGTCGCGAGCGCTGTGGAAGCGGCCGCGAAGGCGTACACCAGCTGGTCACGGGTTCCTGTCATGCAGCGCGCGGCGCTCATGTTCCGTTTCAAAGCGCTGCTCGAGGAGCACTTCGAGGAGCTGGCGGAAATCGTCACCCGGCACCACGGCAAGACGCTCGACGAAGCCCGAGGTGAATTGCGGCGCGGCATCGAGGTCGTGGACTTCGCGTGCGGGGCGCCCACCCTGCTCCAGGGGCGGACGCTGCGCGATGTGAGTCATAGCGTCGATCAGGACTATTACCGCTTTCCGGTGGGTGTGGTGGCTGGAATCACGCCTTTCAACTTCCCGGTGATGATCCCCCTGTGGATGTTCCCGCTGGCGGTGGTCTGCGGGAACACCTTCGTCCTCAAGCCGTCGGAGAGGACGCCTCTCGGCGTCGCGCGGCTGGCCGAGCTCTTCCTGGAGGCGGGTTTCCCGGAGGGGGTCCTGAATGTCGTCAACGGAGCCAGGGAGGCCGTGGACGCGCTCGTCACCGAGCCGAGGGTGGCCGCTATCTCCTTCGTCGGCTCAGCGTCGGTGGCACACCACGTCTACTCCCTTGCCGCCCAGCATGGCAAGAGGGTCCAAGCGCTGGGAGGCGCGAAGAACCACACCGTCGTCATGCCGGACGCCAACCTGGAGCTGGCGGTGCCGGCGTTGCTGGGCTCGGCGTTCGGCAACGCCGGCGAGCGCTGCCTGGCAGGTAGCGTGGTCGTGGCGGTGGGCAGCGCGGGCGAGCCGGTGGTGGAGGCGCTGAAGGAAGCCGCCGAACGCCTCGTGGTGGGTGCCGGGGATCAGCCGGGTGTCGACGTCGGACCACTGATCCGGCGCGAGCACCGCGACCGGGTCGCGAATTACATCGACGTGGGAGTCGGCGAAGGAGCTCGCCTGCTGGTGGACGGCCGGCGCTACATCGACCAGCCCGGCTTTTTCCTGGGCCCGACCATCCTGGAGGGCGTGCATCCCGAGATGGCCGTCGGCCACGAGGAGATCTTCGGCCCCGTCCTGTCGGTCTCCCGAGCGGAAACGCTCGAGGCGGCGGTTGCCCAGGCCAACAGCATGAGCCTCGGCAACATGGCGGTCATCTTCACCGAGAGCGGGCGCACCGCCCGCGCGTTTCGCGAGAGTGTGGAGGCGGGCATGTGCGGAGTCAACGTGTCCGTGGCCCAGCCCTTCGCCTTCTTCCCCTTCTCGGGCTGGAAGGGCTCGTTCTACGGTGACCTTCACGTCCACGGCACGGACGGAGTCGACTTCTACACGCGCAAGAAGGTGGTTATCAGCCGCTGGTAACGCGGCCGCTCAGTTCGCTTGAACTTTGGAGAAAGCAATGGAACCTGAAATTCGCAAGATCGTGACGGTGACCGAAGAAGTCCGCATTGAGGGCGGCAAGAAGCTCGCCCGGCCGGTGCGGATGTCAGCTGCGATCGCAGTGATCAAGAACCCGTTGGCCGGCAGGTTTGAGGCCGACCTCAGCCTGCTCTCGGGCGACTACAGCACCCAGCTCGGACCGATGCTCGCCGAGCTTGCCATCAAGACGCTGGGGACCAAGCCCGAGGCCTTCGGCAAGGGAGCCCTGGTGGGCACCGCGGGCGAGATCGTCCACGGCTCTTCCATCATCCACACCCCGGCCTTCGGGGGTGCTCTGCGGAAGGTGACCGCCGGCGCGGGCCCGGTGCCTTCGGCTGAGAAGCGCGGCGCGACCGGCGCACAGCTGGACATGTCGATGCGCCACCAGCACGACGCCGGAACCCTCGACGGCACGCGTGCCTCACACCTGTTCAGCTTCTCCGTCAATGTCGCCGACGCTCCCTTCGCGGACGAGATCGTGGTCGTGGCGGCGGTTGCGGACGGAGGAAGGCCGGACGCCCGCCAGGATTGACTCTGATGCAGAAGATCCTCAACCGGCCTGACGACTTCGTCGACGAGATGGTCGAGGGGCTCACCCTCGCCCATCACGATCAGTTGCGAGCGCTCCCTGCCGACCGCCGTGTGATCGTCAGAGTGGCAGCGCCCGCGGCCGGCAAGGTGGCCATCGTGACGGGGGGCGGCTCCGGCCACTTGCCCGTGTTCGTGGGCTACGTCGGTGAGGGCCTGGCTGACGGGTGTGCGGTCGGCAACGTCTTCTCCTCACCCAGCTCCAGCGCCATGCTGAACCTGATCCGCGCCGTCGATGGCGGCGCGGGCGTGCTCCAGCTCTACGGGAACTACGCCGGCGACGGCATGAACTTCGACATGGCGGCCGAGGACGCCGAGGCCGACGGGATCAAGGTGCGGGTGGTGCGAGTGGCGGACGACGTCGCCTCCGCGCCGCGCTCGGCCTGGCGGGAACGGCGGGGCGTGGCCGGCCTCTTCTTCGCCTACAAGATCGCCGGCGCCCGAGCCGCCGAGGGCGCCAGCCTCGATGAGGTGGTGGCGACGGCGCACCACGCGGTGGAGCGGATATCAAGCATGGGCGTGGCCCTTTCGCCGTGCACGGTGCCCGCCGCCGGCCGGCCGACCTTCAGCCTGCCGGAGGGCACGATGGAGATCGGCATGGGCATCCACGGGGAACCCGGTGTCCGGCGCGGCCCGCTGGAATCGGCTGATCGCATAGCCAGGGAATTGGTCGACGCGGTGGCGGCGGACCAGGAACTCGTCCCCGGCACCGGCGTGGCCCTGCTCGTGAACGGGCTGGGGGCGACACCGCGGGAGGA
Above is a window of bacterium DNA encoding:
- a CDS encoding sugar ABC transporter ATP-binding protein, coding for MSSVDPARQVPLLELKGISKRFGAVEALVGVDFEAYRGEVVALVGDNGAGKSTLIKVISGINTPDAGEFRFEGRPVSARGPHEMAQLGIATVYQDLALCDNLDVVANLFLGREARRGVTRLLDEVTMEQRAFGVLKNLSIKIPSLRKPVATLSGGQRQAVAVARSIMWQTHLVLLDEPTAALGVAQTKQVLELIGHLREQGLGVVVISHNLADVFEVCDRIVVLRLGRRVADFKVREASREQVVSAITGADVAPLLAKASG
- a CDS encoding CoA-acylating methylmalonate-semialdehyde dehydrogenase, whose protein sequence is MLRNLIGGTWSAPAGAGLPVYNPATGDVIDEVPLSGGTEVASAVEAAAKAYTSWSRVPVMQRAALMFRFKALLEEHFEELAEIVTRHHGKTLDEARGELRRGIEVVDFACGAPTLLQGRTLRDVSHSVDQDYYRFPVGVVAGITPFNFPVMIPLWMFPLAVVCGNTFVLKPSERTPLGVARLAELFLEAGFPEGVLNVVNGAREAVDALVTEPRVAAISFVGSASVAHHVYSLAAQHGKRVQALGGAKNHTVVMPDANLELAVPALLGSAFGNAGERCLAGSVVVAVGSAGEPVVEALKEAAERLVVGAGDQPGVDVGPLIRREHRDRVANYIDVGVGEGARLLVDGRRYIDQPGFFLGPTILEGVHPEMAVGHEEIFGPVLSVSRAETLEAAVAQANSMSLGNMAVIFTESGRTARAFRESVEAGMCGVNVSVAQPFAFFPFSGWKGSFYGDLHVHGTDGVDFYTRKKVVISRW
- a CDS encoding amino acid synthesis family protein; protein product: MEPEIRKIVTVTEEVRIEGGKKLARPVRMSAAIAVIKNPLAGRFEADLSLLSGDYSTQLGPMLAELAIKTLGTKPEAFGKGALVGTAGEIVHGSSIIHTPAFGGALRKVTAGAGPVPSAEKRGATGAQLDMSMRHQHDAGTLDGTRASHLFSFSVNVADAPFADEIVVVAAVADGGRPDARQD
- the dhaK gene encoding dihydroxyacetone kinase subunit DhaK, coding for MQKILNRPDDFVDEMVEGLTLAHHDQLRALPADRRVIVRVAAPAAGKVAIVTGGGSGHLPVFVGYVGEGLADGCAVGNVFSSPSSSAMLNLIRAVDGGAGVLQLYGNYAGDGMNFDMAAEDAEADGIKVRVVRVADDVASAPRSAWRERRGVAGLFFAYKIAGARAAEGASLDEVVATAHHAVERISSMGVALSPCTVPAAGRPTFSLPEGTMEIGMGIHGEPGVRRGPLESADRIARELVDAVAADQELVPGTGVALLVNGLGATPREELYILYRAVHRLLAEREVSVDRAYVGEYATALEMAGASVSVLKLDADLTRLLDAPARSPFFIQP